Within Metabacillus sp. KUDC1714, the genomic segment AGCCTCTCTAATGCGTCAACAGCTAATTCAGTTGTGATTGTCTCTACTCCCATTACTTGAGCAAAATCTCTTACTCTCCTTAGCAAGCGATTTGCAATTCTTGGTGTACCACGAGATCTTCTAGCCATTTCGACGGCACCATCATATTCAATACCAACTTCTAATATTTCTGCTGTACGTTCAATAATATGTGCTAGCTGTTTTTCATTATAATATTCTAATCTGCTCAAGACTCCAAAACGGTCACGAAGCGGAGCTGTTAATAATCCAACTCTTGTTGTTGCTCCGATTAGCGTGAATGGCGGGAGATCTAAACGAACGGATCTTGCTGTAGAGCCTTTACCTATGACAATATCAAGGCAAAAATCCTCCATAGCGGGATACAAAACTTCCTCTATTGAACGATGCAAACGATGTATTTCATCGATAAACAGTACATCACCAGGCTCTAGTGCTGTTAAAACTGCTGCTAGATCACCAGGTCTTTCAATGGCAGGTCCAGAAGTTGTACGAATATTCACACCCATTTCATTTGCAATAATCGTTGCTAATGTTGTTTTTCCTAGGCCTGGAGGACCATACAAAA encodes:
- the ruvB gene encoding Holliday junction branch migration DNA helicase RuvB — encoded protein: MDERLVSNEADSQESYIEQSLRPQNLGQYIGQDKVKENLKVFIEAAKMRSETLDHVLLYGPPGLGKTTLATIIANEMGVNIRTTSGPAIERPGDLAAVLTALEPGDVLFIDEIHRLHRSIEEVLYPAMEDFCLDIVIGKGSTARSVRLDLPPFTLIGATTRVGLLTAPLRDRFGVLSRLEYYNEKQLAHIIERTAEILEVGIEYDGAVEMARRSRGTPRIANRLLRRVRDFAQVMGVETITTELAVDALERLQVDKLGLDHIDHKLLLGIIEKFRGGPVGIDTISATIGEESHTIEDVYEPYLLQIGFLQRTPRGRIVTDLVYRHFQMEVPNID